In Silene latifolia isolate original U9 population chromosome 3, ASM4854445v1, whole genome shotgun sequence, a single window of DNA contains:
- the LOC141649846 gene encoding uncharacterized protein LOC141649846 — protein sequence MASSTIYHARSISLPSRPHPVAEQLDEQLFRLRSSLSASTSLSVSHGLNSLTDLYTSVDEFLQLPLNQQSLSHNQNEINQVLDGSLSLLDICSASRDALQLSRECLQDVQSALRRRCSGELSITSKATEYLNTRRSVKKAIKKCLKNLKPAIELKDESHATVSLLKDVQAMTADSLKSLVSYIAGSQKSGWSVVAKLINKDVTTSRSTFDDVDAILNSLICQKKSGISSSQMEELRSQISKLETEIEDVDEALECLFRNLVKTRATLLNIFSY from the coding sequence atggCTTCTTCTACAATTTACCATGCTCGTTCAATCAGTTTACCATCAAGGCCTCACCCAGTTGCTGAGCAACTCGATGAGCAGTTGTTCAGATTGAGATCATCTCTATCTGCATCTACTTCATTATCTGTAAGCCATGGTCTAAACAGCCTTACAGATTTATACACGTCTGTCGACGAATTCCTTCAACTACCCCTTAATCAACAATCCCTATCTCACAACCAAAATGAAATCAACCAGGTCTTAGATGGCTCTCTAAGTCTCCTAGATATTTGCAGTGCGTCTAGAGACGCACTGCAGTTGTCTAGGGAATGCCTCCAAGATGTACAGTCAGCACTCCGAAGAAGGTGCAGTGGTGAGCTAAGCATTACGAGCAAAGCTACTGAATACTTGAACACCAGGAGATCAGTCAAGAAGGCTATCAAGAAATGCCTGAAAAATCTTAAACCAGCAATTGAACTAAAAGACGAGTCTCATGCCACAGTTAGCTTGCTAAAGGATGTTCAGGCAATGACAGCGGATTCTTTAAAATCCTTAGTGTCTTACATTGCTGGGTCTCAGAAAAGCGGATGGTCCGTTGTCGCTAAATTGATCAACAAAGATGTGACAACCAGCCGCAGTACATTCGATGACGTTGATGCAATTCTGAACTCGCTGATCTGTCAGAAGAAAAGCGGGATTAGTTCATCTCAAATGGAGGAACTGAGAAGTCAGATCTCAAAATTAGAGACAGAAATCGAAGATGTTGATGAGGCATTAGAGTGTTTGTTTAGGAATCTTGTTAAAACTAGAGCAACTCTTCTCAACATCTTTAGTTACTAG
- the LOC141649845 gene encoding uncharacterized protein LOC141649845 → MASSTIYHARSISLPSRPHPVAEQLDEQLSRLRSSLSTSTSSSSISQCLNGLTDLYSSVDEFLQLPLNQQTLSHNQNAIEQVLDASLRLLDICSASRDALQQSRELLQDVQSTLRRRCSGELSITSEATKYLNTRRSVKKAIKKCHKNLKPSTELKDEAHATVSLLKDVQATTSDSLKSLVSYIGGSQKSGWSVVAKLISKNNNEVATNSLFDDVDATLNSLISQKKSGISSLQIENLTSQILKLETEIQDVDEALESLFRHLVKSRATLLNIISY, encoded by the coding sequence ATGGCTTCTTCAACAATTTACCACGCACGTTCAATCAGTTTACCATCAAGGCCTCACCCAGTTGCTGAGCAACTCGATGAGCAATTGTCTAGATTGAGATCATCTCTATCTACATCTACTTCTTCATCATCCATAAGCCAATGTCTAAACGGCCTTACAGATTTATACTCTTCTGTCGATGAATTCCTTCAACTGCCCCTTAATCAACAAACCCTATCCCACAACCAAAATGCAATCGAGCAGGTCTTAGATGCATCTCTAAGGCTCTTAGACATTTGCAGTGCCTCTAGAGATGCACTACAACAATCTAGGGAACTCCTACAAGATGTACAGTCAACACTCCGTAGAAGGTGCAGCGGTGAGCTAAGCATCACGAGCGAAGCTACTAAATACTTGAACACCAGGAGATCAGTCAAGAAGGCTATCAAGAAGTGCCACAAAAATCTTAAACCATCAACAGAACTAAAAGACGAGGCCCATGCCACGGTCAGCTTGCTAAAAGACGTTCAGGCAACCACAAGCGATTCTTTGAAGTCGTTAGTGTCTTACATTGGTGGTTCACAGAAAAGTGGATGGTCAGTTGTCGCAAAATTGATCAGCAAGAATAACAATGAAGTAGCAACCaacagtttatttgatgatgttGATGCAACTCTTAACTCACTGATCAGTCAGAAGAAAAGCGGCATTAGCTCATTGCAAATAGAGAATTTGACAAGTCAGATATTGAAATTAGAGACAGAAATCCAAGATGTTGATGAAGCATTAGAATCCTTATTTAGACATCTTGTTAAATCTAGAGCCACTCTTCTCAACATTATTAGTTACTAA